The DNA window ACACAGCTAATACTAAAGATAGTGTTATTGAAAAATTAGACCCCATTTAGCTTCCTACATGGCCTAGATTAGCGTAGCTCCTTTTGGTTTTTGTTTGGCTGGCTGGATCGTAAGCGATCGCCATGTATTCTCtgtgtttttgaattaatatatccctatttgattcaaaaattttgactccttggtgtcatttgatcctatccatgtgtgtgtgtgtgtgtgtgtgtgtgtgtggagtcAAGTTTGAATTATTTATAAGCAACTATCATTGAAGTAAAAATAAGTTAGATCAACTAAAAATTCTTTAAATCCTACGTGACGATTTGGTCCCACAAAAAGTAACTTAATTAACCCAATTTAATTTCTTATAGTTCATCCCATTAAAGATGCTCTTACAACACCATCAATTTCTACAGTCAACTTTTCctctcaattttttaatttttgaaatgaaGTTTGCGACGTGTTTTACATGccacaaattaatttttaaaaaattcaaattttcctcCATATGTAATTTTgacgtttttttttattattttaaatattaagttGTGATGTGTTTTCCACGCcacaaattttttttccaaactcTCCCGTTTGCTAGTTCTACTTTTtttaaggcaaaataccctttttggtccctaaaCTATACCCTCTGGTTCACTTTAgtcccttaattttttttgtgTCAAATTGGTCCTTCAACTTTTTAATAGATGCATATGCGTCCCTTCTGTCTGTTTTCGTCAAACGTCCGTTTATAATGTGTACGTGGCAGCTGACTTGGCAATTGTAAATCATTCTAAAATACTAAAAAATTCCCACTTCGAGAATCGAACCAAGGCCACTTAGATTGTAATTCACCATAGCTTACCACTAAGCCACTTTGTCCCTACATGATTTAAATTACAAAtaatcatatatatttatatttcgtTTTTTACTTAATGCCAAAAAGCTACCAACTTCTCCTCAACGTGCTTCCTCAGTAAAGTTTAGAAAACAACACAAGCAAAACCCTTGCAGATAGGATccattattttcttgtttttactaACAGCAGGGACTATTTGTATCTTTGTTCCTATGAACAAGTTTGAGAAAAAGCTGATTATAGTTGAGGGTTTATGTTTTTTGTTAAAGTGTTCTTCAAGTTCTAATGGCTTGATACGCAGTTTCTCAGTCTGCATCTTAATCTTCTTTCAGTTTCCAAATTTCAATTTCCCAAAAAAAAATGGCACCAAAAGGAGAGAAAAAACCCGCCGAGAAGAAACCCATGGAAGAGAAGAAATCCACCATAGCCGAGAAAAAACCCAAGGCCGGAAAGAAGCTACCATCTAAAGACGGTGCCGCCGCCGgagacaagaagaagaagagaaacaagAAGAACGTGGAAACCTACAAGATCTACATCTTCAAAGTCCTAAAACAAGTTCACCATGACATTGGTTTTAcagtggtgttgttgttgttgtttagggGTTCTTGTTTACTAGATCTGGCTTTAGGTTATTTTACATTTCAAGAGTATCTTTTTCTAATTTTTAACTTGTAAGTTGAAGTATTGAGATCTGGTGGTTCCTTTGTGGTTTAAAAAAATTGGTGGAATTTGATTATATTTGTTGTTCATATCAAAAAAATAGAAATTCTAATGGCTTATGTTTCAGAATtgcagaaaaagaaagaaagagaatatGGTCAATCTTATCTCAAGAGACCTAAATAATGCCATCTGGACTCCACCTATCCACATCAGCAAGTCAACTGCCACTTGGAACCTGTTTTTTGACTTTTACTAACGGTTCACTAACGGAAAGACTAACGTGGttatgtttaaaaaattaaaggaccaaagtgacacgaaaaaaaattaagggaccaaagtgaactagagggtatagttaagggactaaaatgagtattttgccaatttttaataattaaaacatataaCGACGTGATAAACACGTCGCAACATTCTTTTTTATCAAATGTTTACCACGTCAAAACATTATGTCGCGAGGACATATtttcttgtatatatatttaGAAATTCACTCAACCTTTAATTCTCACATTATGAGGTCAATCTAACGTAAAAACACAAATGCTCCAAAGTGTAGCTTCATTCGATAGACGCGTTTGAAACATATCCATAGTAGAAACAAACATGTGATAGGAATTAGTTGCGACTAACATAAAAaaactacaatttttttattcatcACAAAATTCATATTAGTGTAAAATGGACTACTACATTCTCTCATTAGAGGGTTGGCCttatatagaaaaaaaaaaaaaaaagaagcaaacaaTCCTACATCAAAACAGAGTGAAACAACTgtatttaatctaattaagtatttttaaaaatgaataatagtATCTATATAATTTCAGCCAATAAAATCCAGTACAAGTATTCATATACCAATTCCTATCCAACTACAAATCTTTCAAAGAAGTAATGAGCAAATACATTTTTCAACTTCTTTTAAATATCTTAAACAAAACAAACACTAGTTCAATTGTTGTTTTCTATCTGACCACTTTGTAATATGCAATTTTGCTTTTGCTGCCTGCAATAATagccaaaacaaaaaacaaaataaaattagatttatccaaattcaaaagtcaaaaacaaaacaaacgacaAAAGACACTGCATAGTTACCTCTTTCTCCCAATCACACCTTAGTGTGATCAAACACAATATTAAGGTCTGAGTTGCTGTTCCTCCAAATATCATCCCAGCCCAAATTCCCTGATTGTTCAATTTCATAACCATTAGCTCACATTCTAGCAAATTACTATATTAACAATTTcataaacaatattaaaaaaaaattagacaaaTTAAACATACCATAACTCCTTGCTTAAAGTACCAACCCATTAAAAATCCAAGAGGAACACCAATAATATAGTAGCAACCCAAATTTATGTATGCGACATATGATTGCCACCCTGATCCCACAGCCACTCCTAAAATTGTGACACAATCATAAtcgataaattattaaaattattatatttaattttaaaataaaaaatataattggttATAATTTGTATAATGTAATACCTGATAGAACTGGCTGAATGCTGTTGAGAAGAATAGTGAAAGCTAATAGAAGAGAAAGCTTGCTTACTTCATCAAGAACAGGTTTACTCGTAGTAAATATGTAACCAAACTTATTGTGCAATGCCAAAATCAATATCCAGAAGAAAAGTCCTATTGTTAATGATGTCAACACAGCAACAATAGTAGCAAATTTTGCTCCTTTTCCATTTCCAGCTCCAAGCTCGTTTGCAACTCTCACTCTGCATATACATATTGCattgtaaaaatatatttaatactaaaaatttatatttatgtattaatataaGTAGATGATATAAATCAACAACTTTataacaaatatatattaaataattaatttataatttttttaaaaataaagtagGAAATTTATTACTCTCTTGTATCCTATGTCGGTAGTATTCAATAATCGTAATTCTAGTCCCATTTTTATCCTTAAAAAGTCATGATCTTATGAATTTGGTCGACATTATTCTGGTACCACTTTATGGAAATCAATATTGAATGTCGCaaactatatatatatcattGATGGCTATGCCAAAACTTAGACGTGGCCATCAAGTTGACAAATCAGAGACCAAaccaaacaattgttcatagtcTTCACACATGATTCACTGAATATGAAAACCACCACTTGGAATATGACATGCATGCACCTCCACCAATATGAGTACAATAATATTAAATGTTTGTCCAGGTCATAAAAAGTTgcctaaaatattaataataaaaaattatttacgaAAACAgagaaattttataaaataatatagagAATACAAACACGCAAGAAATCTTTGTCGTACTTTATTTGTATTTTGAAGCTATGTATTTTCTTTGTttgaatatgtttttttttttttgaggaatttttttaattatagtatatAGTACATAGTTATAGATCATGTCGTGTTTTATTTGTACtttttcactaagttcaaatgTCTTAGTCACCACTCACCACCACAGTTTAAATTATTGGGTATGGCGTTCTAATCATCCAAGAAGTTTGGTCTCATCATGCTTTAATCTTAGCCAtgagttttttttaataggcTCTTAGCCATGAGTTTGATGAGGCcgtcatttttttttaatgaagatAACTCCAATAAgtaagaaaaattaaataaaataagaagtaCAAAATTTAGAATACTAGCATgttattgaaattaaaataagagaaaaatgtTACCCGGTTGCAGCAAAGAATGCCAATGGAATCATCATCTCCAAACCATTTATTGTCATACTGCCAAAACAAATCATTCATGGATCAGTACTAAAATAACCATTACATGACAAATCATTTATTGTCATACTGCCAAAATAATCATGAGAGAAATGCATTTATTGCGAGAAAAACATTTAGGTCACAAACCTTTATCATCATAAAGAGACAAATAATCATAAATACTAGTATAAATTTACCATATGGACAAAGCATCTACAGCAATCTCTGCATTAGGTAGATTCCCAGTCATCAATATCAGAATTCTATAATACCAATTCTCCAAACTGCAAAACCAgacaagaaaaatataaaaataatcaaaaacttgaaaacataaCAAACATGTCATAAATTTTTGGAGAGTCAAATTTTAGATTATGTGCCGTAGACGATAGTCTGTCTTATACAGCTTCAAAGACGGTCTGtattagaagaaaaataaataaaaaatgaaaaatattatacCATAGCATAACACCAGAAGCAGCCGAGAGTTTAAGAAATTCCCAAAGGCCAGAAAAAGCCTCCATAGAAAACCCTTTCCATGTCAAAGGACAACCGCCATAAACAGTATAAACATAAAGCCCAACCGTTAGGGCCCACCAAGAGAAATTCAAAGTAGCAGCAGTTCCAATCACACCAAGCTGGAACTTATACACAAACAACCAGCTAAcaaaaatatgaaccaaaagtgcAATCAGAGAAGCCCAAGCTATAGCGGCGGTTTTAAGCTGACTTTGTAAGAACCTATTGAGAGGAAACTGAAACGCAAATGCAAAATGTAAGGGTATCATCCACATTGCAACTTCTCCTGATAATACCGCTAACTTCTCTGGTTGTCCCAATACTCTTAACACCGGTGTCGCAAAAAGATATATGGGTAATAGAAAAATGCAGCAAACGAATAATACTATCCATGATCGTTGCATGTATACTCCTAACATGTGATATTGTTTTGCACCAAATGCTTGTCCACATAGTGTTTCTAATGCACTCGCCATTCC is part of the Vicia villosa cultivar HV-30 ecotype Madison, WI linkage group LG2, Vvil1.0, whole genome shotgun sequence genome and encodes:
- the LOC131646150 gene encoding protein DETOXIFICATION 27-like — its product is MSNKILSSPLGEAKVPLLSPNEEEKEEEPQTLTRKVLIESKKLWHIAGPAIFSRIASYSMLVITQIFAGHLGDLELAAISIANNVIVGFDFGLLLGMASALETLCGQAFGAKQYHMLGVYMQRSWIVLFVCCIFLLPIYLFATPVLRVLGQPEKLAVLSGEVAMWMIPLHFAFAFQFPLNRFLQSQLKTAAIAWASLIALLVHIFVSWLFVYKFQLGVIGTAATLNFSWWALTVGLYVYTVYGGCPLTWKGFSMEAFSGLWEFLKLSAASGVMLCLENWYYRILILMTGNLPNAEIAVDALSICMTINGLEMMIPLAFFAATGVRVANELGAGNGKGAKFATIVAVLTSLTIGLFFWILILALHNKFGYIFTTSKPVLDEVSKLSLLLAFTILLNSIQPVLSGVAVGSGWQSYVAYINLGCYYIIGVPLGFLMGWYFKQGVMGIWAGMIFGGTATQTLILCLITLRCDWEKEAAKAKLHITKWSDRKQQLN